From Bacteroidota bacterium, one genomic window encodes:
- the hemH gene encoding ferrochelatase has translation MKTGVLLINLGTPDSPSTRDVRKYLREFLMDRRVIDINFLNRWLLINLIIAPFRAPKSAKLYRKIWTENGSPLLFHGITLKEKLQSALGEKFVVELGMRYQSPSIGLALEKLSRAKVGRIIAIPLYPQYASSSTGSSVEKLMNELREWEVMPELKIISKFHHLPGFLDAATTVGKKYDHREYDHVLFSFHGLPERHILKSDAHLGGGNCSFGKCCETSTTGNQFCYRANCFQTANDLAERLSIPKEKYSIAFQSRLGKDPWIKPYSDHEIVRLAKEGKKKILTFSPAFVADCLETIYEIGTEYHELFRTHGGEKIQLVPSLNSNEEWVDELKKIILRNS, from the coding sequence ATGAAAACAGGAGTTCTACTGATCAATCTCGGAACGCCCGATAGTCCTTCTACGCGTGATGTGCGCAAATACCTGCGCGAATTCCTGATGGACCGGAGAGTGATCGATATTAATTTTCTGAACCGATGGTTATTGATCAATCTTATCATTGCTCCGTTCCGCGCACCTAAGTCGGCAAAATTATATCGCAAGATCTGGACTGAGAATGGTTCTCCGTTACTTTTTCATGGAATTACTCTGAAAGAAAAACTTCAGTCGGCGCTTGGTGAAAAATTTGTTGTTGAATTGGGAATGCGTTATCAGTCGCCATCGATCGGTTTAGCGCTGGAAAAATTGAGCCGGGCAAAAGTCGGTCGCATTATTGCAATTCCGCTTTATCCGCAATACGCTTCTTCTTCCACCGGATCTTCTGTGGAAAAACTGATGAACGAATTGCGCGAATGGGAAGTGATGCCTGAATTGAAAATTATTTCGAAATTTCATCATCTTCCCGGATTCCTGGATGCAGCAACAACGGTCGGAAAAAAATATGACCATCGTGAATACGATCACGTGCTTTTCAGTTTTCACGGATTACCGGAACGTCACATCCTGAAGAGTGATGCGCATCTTGGCGGCGGAAATTGTTCTTTCGGAAAATGTTGTGAAACTTCAACGACAGGAAATCAATTCTGTTATCGTGCCAATTGTTTTCAAACTGCAAATGATCTTGCTGAGCGGCTTTCTATTCCGAAAGAAAAATATTCTATTGCGTTTCAGTCGCGTCTCGGTAAAGATCCGTGGATCAAACCTTATTCGGATCACGAGATCGTGCGTCTTGCGAAAGAAGGAAAGAAAAAAATCCTCACGTTCTCACCGGCATTCGTTGCCGATTGTCTTGAAACAATTTATGAGATAGGAACGGAATACCATGAATTGTTCCGTACCCATGGGGGTGAAAAAATTCAACTCGTCCCATCACTCAACAGTAACGAGGAGTGGGTGGACGAGTTGAAAAAAATTATTCTGCGGAATTCTTAG